A genomic stretch from Mycobacterium paraterrae includes:
- the glpK gene encoding glycerol kinase GlpK produces MAEFVASIDQGTTSTRCIIFGRDGGEVGRHQLEHEQILPRAGWVEHNPVEIWERTTSVLMSVLNSTNLSSSDLAALGITNQRETTLVWNRHTGRPYHNAIVWQDTRTDRIASALDRDGHGDTIRHKAGLPPATYFSGGKLQWILENVDGVRAAAENGDAIFGTTDSWLLWNLTGGPRGGVHVTDVTNASRTMLMNLETLDWDDELLSLFDVPRSMLPSIAASSPVEPYGVTSADGPLGGEVPITGILGDQHAAMVGQVCLEPGEAKNTYGTGNFLLLNTGESIVRSQNGLLTTVCYQFGDAKPVYALEGSIAVTGSAVQWLRDQLGIISGAAQSESLARQVDDNGGVYFVPAFSGLFAPYWRSDARGAIVGLSRFNTNAHLARATLESICYQSRDVVDAMQADSGVRLEVLKVDGGITANDLCMQIQADVLGVEVVRPVVAETTALGAAYAAGLAVGFWSGPDDLRANWREGKRWTPAWGERERSAGYAGWRKAVQRTFDWVEVD; encoded by the coding sequence TTGGCGGAGTTCGTCGCTTCGATCGACCAGGGCACCACCAGCACCCGGTGCATCATCTTCGGGCGCGACGGCGGCGAGGTGGGCCGCCACCAGCTCGAACATGAACAGATCCTGCCGCGGGCGGGGTGGGTCGAGCACAACCCCGTCGAGATTTGGGAGCGCACCACATCGGTGCTCATGTCGGTGCTCAATTCGACCAACTTGTCATCGAGTGACCTTGCCGCGCTGGGCATCACAAATCAGCGGGAGACGACCCTGGTGTGGAACCGGCACACCGGCCGGCCCTATCACAACGCGATCGTTTGGCAGGACACCCGCACCGATCGCATCGCGTCGGCACTGGACCGCGACGGCCACGGCGACACCATCCGGCACAAAGCCGGCCTGCCGCCGGCGACGTACTTTTCCGGCGGCAAGCTGCAATGGATCTTGGAGAACGTCGACGGCGTGCGCGCGGCAGCCGAGAACGGTGACGCGATATTCGGTACCACCGACAGCTGGCTGTTGTGGAATCTGACCGGCGGTCCGCGTGGTGGGGTGCACGTCACCGACGTCACCAATGCCAGCCGCACCATGTTGATGAATCTCGAAACGTTGGACTGGGACGACGAACTGCTCTCGTTGTTCGACGTCCCCCGGAGCATGCTCCCGTCGATTGCGGCGTCATCGCCGGTCGAACCGTACGGTGTCACCTCCGCGGACGGTCCGCTCGGCGGCGAAGTCCCGATCACCGGCATCCTCGGGGATCAGCACGCGGCAATGGTGGGGCAGGTCTGCCTAGAGCCCGGAGAAGCCAAAAATACCTATGGCACAGGTAATTTCCTGCTGTTGAACACTGGAGAGAGCATCGTCCGGTCGCAGAATGGCTTGCTGACCACCGTGTGCTATCAGTTCGGCGACGCCAAACCCGTTTACGCCCTTGAAGGTTCGATTGCCGTCACCGGCTCGGCCGTTCAGTGGCTGAGGGATCAGTTGGGCATCATCAGCGGCGCGGCGCAGAGCGAGTCGCTGGCCCGGCAGGTCGACGACAATGGCGGGGTGTATTTCGTGCCTGCGTTTTCGGGTCTCTTCGCCCCCTACTGGCGCTCGGATGCGCGCGGCGCGATCGTCGGGCTGTCGCGGTTCAACACCAACGCTCACCTGGCGCGCGCCACGCTGGAATCCATCTGCTATCAGAGCCGTGACGTCGTCGACGCCATGCAAGCCGATTCTGGTGTGCGACTTGAGGTTTTGAAAGTCGACGGCGGAATCACCGCGAACGACCTGTGTATGCAAATTCAGGCGGACGTGCTGGGCGTCGAGGTGGTGCGTCCGGTGGTTGCCGAGACGACGGCGCTGGGCGCGGCGTATGCCGCGGGGTTGGCCGTCGGTTTCTGGTCAGGCCCGGACGATTTGCGGGCCAACTGGCGCGAGGGTAAACGGTGGACGCCCGCCTGGGGCGAGCGGGAGCGATCGGCGGGGTATGCCGGGTGGCGAAAAGCCGTGCAGCGCACCTTCGACTGGGTCGAGGTCGACTGA
- the egtE gene encoding ergothioneine biosynthesis PLP-dependent enzyme EgtE, whose protein sequence is MSASLADAWRAARPPVAGLHLDSAACSRQSLAALDAAARHARHEAEVGGYVAAEAARPVLDAGRSAVAALVGMADAQVVFTSGSQHALDLLLSSWPSTERTLACLPGEYGPNLALMAVHGFERQTLPTDADGRVALQEASASLAADPPDLVHLTAVGSHCGVVQPLQQMATVCAELGVPLIVDAAQALGQIDCAVGADAVYASSRKWLAGPRGVGVLAVRSALMRRLEPRLPLKEWVGPLSVADRLELGEANVAARVGFSIAVGDYVAAGPAVVRARLAELGRLSRTALADVPGWRVVEADDEPSAITTLAPTSGADPWRIREWLIAQRRIVTTAVVVARAPLELTGPRLRISPHVDVGDDDLCTFAAALADATAAI, encoded by the coding sequence GTGAGCGCGAGCCTGGCCGACGCGTGGCGAGCCGCCCGGCCGCCGGTGGCCGGGCTACACCTGGACAGCGCTGCGTGTTCGCGGCAGAGCTTGGCCGCGCTCGATGCGGCCGCACGTCACGCACGACATGAGGCCGAGGTCGGGGGGTACGTCGCGGCCGAGGCGGCCCGCCCCGTGCTCGACGCGGGCCGCTCCGCGGTTGCGGCACTGGTCGGAATGGCTGACGCGCAGGTCGTCTTCACCAGCGGGTCGCAGCACGCGCTGGATCTGTTGTTGTCGAGTTGGCCGTCGACCGAGCGGACACTGGCCTGTCTGCCCGGTGAGTACGGGCCCAACCTGGCGTTGATGGCGGTGCACGGTTTCGAGCGCCAGACGCTGCCGACCGACGCCGACGGCCGGGTCGCGCTGCAGGAGGCGTCGGCCAGTTTGGCCGCCGATCCGCCGGATCTGGTCCATCTGACCGCGGTCGGCAGCCATTGCGGCGTGGTGCAACCGCTGCAGCAGATGGCCACGGTCTGCGCTGAACTGGGTGTTCCGCTGATCGTCGACGCCGCGCAGGCGCTCGGGCAGATCGACTGTGCGGTCGGCGCGGATGCGGTGTACGCGTCGTCGCGCAAATGGCTGGCCGGCCCGCGCGGGGTCGGCGTGCTGGCGGTGCGGTCGGCCTTGATGCGGCGGCTAGAGCCGCGGCTGCCACTGAAGGAGTGGGTGGGGCCTTTGTCGGTCGCCGACCGCCTCGAACTGGGCGAGGCCAATGTGGCGGCGCGAGTGGGGTTTTCAATTGCCGTCGGCGATTACGTAGCGGCCGGCCCGGCGGTCGTGCGCGCTCGACTGGCCGAGTTGGGCCGGCTGAGCAGGACCGCGCTCGCCGACGTACCTGGGTGGCGGGTGGTCGAGGCGGACGACGAGCCCAGCGCCATCACCACCCTGGCTCCGACGAGCGGTGCCGACCCGTGGCGGATCCGCGAGTGGCTGATCGCCCAACGGCGAATCGTCACCACGGCCGTCGTGGTCGCCCGCGCGCCGCTGGAGTTGACCGGTCCTCGGCTACGAATTTCGCCGCACGTAGACGTTGGCGACGACGACCTGTGCACCTTCGCGGCGGCGCTCGCCGACGCGACAGCAGCCATCTGA
- a CDS encoding class I SAM-dependent methyltransferase: MASEVMDWDSAYRQEAGFDGPPPWNIGEPQPELAALAAAGKFHSDVLDAGCGFAELSLSLAADGYTVHGVDLTPTAVAAATKAARERGLTSVTFEQADITTFGGHDGRFNTVVDSTLFHSLPVEGRDDYLRAVHRAAADGADYFVLVFAKGAFPAEWEQKPNEVGENELRDAVSKHWHVDEIRPAFIHANIPPAPADSDVPMIEHERDEKGRMKLPAYLLTAHKGG; the protein is encoded by the coding sequence ATGGCAAGTGAAGTAATGGACTGGGACAGCGCGTATCGCCAGGAGGCCGGCTTCGACGGCCCACCGCCTTGGAACATCGGCGAGCCGCAGCCGGAATTGGCCGCGTTGGCCGCTGCCGGGAAATTCCACAGCGACGTTCTCGACGCCGGCTGCGGATTCGCGGAGCTGTCACTGAGCCTGGCCGCCGACGGCTACACCGTGCACGGCGTCGACCTCACGCCCACGGCCGTCGCCGCCGCCACCAAGGCGGCCCGGGAGCGCGGCCTGACCAGTGTGACTTTCGAGCAGGCCGACATCACCACGTTCGGCGGGCACGACGGCCGGTTCAACACCGTCGTCGACAGCACGCTGTTCCACTCGCTGCCCGTCGAGGGTCGCGACGACTACCTGCGGGCCGTTCACCGCGCGGCCGCCGACGGCGCCGATTACTTCGTGCTGGTGTTCGCCAAAGGCGCCTTCCCCGCCGAGTGGGAGCAGAAGCCCAACGAAGTCGGCGAGAACGAGCTACGCGACGCGGTCAGCAAGCACTGGCACGTCGACGAAATCCGGCCGGCCTTCATTCACGCCAATATCCCACCTGCGCCTGCAGATTCGGACGTGCCGATGATCGAGCACGAACGCGACGAGAAAGGCCGGATGAAGCTACCGGCCTACTTGCTCACCGCGCACAAGGGCGGCTAA
- a CDS encoding stage II sporulation protein M gives MDVDAFVLAHRDSWDRLERLVRNRNRLGGAEIDELVELYQRTSTHLSMLRSGSSDSALVGRLSSLVARARAAVTGAHAPLSSEFTRFWTVSFPVVAYRAWRWWLASAVVFFLVTGVIASWVMGSPDVQSTIGTPSEIDELVNHDFASYYSEHAAAAFGLHVWVNNSWVAAKCIAFSVVLGVPIPFVLLSNAANLGLVAELMLQAGKADVLFGLLLPHSLLELTAVFLAGAVGMRLGWSVIAPGDRPRAQVLAEQGRAVVSAAVGLVVVLLISGIIEAFVTPSPLPTFVRIGIGILAEAAFLTYVIFFGRRAVRAGETGDIADAPDVVPTG, from the coding sequence GTGGACGTCGACGCGTTTGTGCTCGCGCACCGCGATAGTTGGGATCGCCTCGAGCGACTGGTGCGCAACCGCAACCGGCTCGGTGGCGCAGAGATCGACGAACTGGTCGAGCTCTATCAGCGGACGTCGACGCACCTGTCGATGCTGCGATCCGGCTCGTCCGACTCCGCCCTGGTCGGCAGGCTTTCGAGTCTGGTGGCTCGCGCTCGTGCCGCGGTGACGGGTGCGCATGCCCCGCTGTCGAGTGAGTTCACCCGGTTTTGGACGGTGTCGTTCCCGGTGGTGGCATACCGCGCCTGGCGATGGTGGTTGGCTTCGGCAGTAGTGTTCTTCCTCGTCACGGGGGTGATCGCGTCGTGGGTGATGGGCAGCCCGGACGTGCAGTCGACCATCGGAACACCAAGCGAGATCGACGAATTGGTCAACCACGACTTCGCCTCGTACTACAGCGAGCATGCCGCTGCGGCGTTCGGCCTGCACGTTTGGGTGAACAATTCGTGGGTGGCCGCCAAATGCATTGCGTTCTCGGTAGTCCTCGGCGTGCCGATTCCATTCGTATTGTTGAGCAATGCCGCGAATCTCGGTTTGGTCGCCGAGCTGATGCTGCAAGCCGGCAAGGCGGACGTGTTGTTCGGACTGCTGCTGCCGCATAGTCTGCTCGAGCTGACGGCGGTGTTCCTCGCGGGCGCGGTCGGGATGCGGCTGGGCTGGTCGGTGATCGCACCGGGTGATCGTCCCCGCGCACAGGTGCTCGCCGAGCAGGGCCGCGCGGTGGTCTCGGCGGCGGTAGGACTGGTTGTGGTGCTGTTGATTTCGGGCATCATCGAGGCGTTCGTAACGCCTTCTCCGTTACCGACATTCGTCCGGATCGGCATCGGGATCCTGGCCGAGGCCGCTTTCCTGACCTATGTAATCTTTTTCGGCAGGCGCGCAGTGCGCGCGGGCGAAACCGGTGACATCGCCGATGCGCCTGACGTCGTCCCTACTGGATGA
- a CDS encoding glutamate--cysteine ligase, with protein MGEDVKRTTYARVDRQEYRRKVQVCLDVFERMLAQSSFEFDHPLTGMEIECNLVDDAYQPAMKNSAVLDAIADPAYQTELGKYNIEFNVPPRQLGGDANRRLEDEVRASLNAAETKASAGGAHIVMVGILPTLMPEHLTNGWMSDSTRYVALNDSIFDARGEDIHIDIDGPEPLALVSADIAPESACTSMQLHVQVSPDEFAAYWNAAQVLAGPQLVLGANSPFFFGHQLWSETRIELFAQSTDTRPDELKTQGVRPRVWFGERWITSIFDLFEENVRYFPSLLPEVSAEDPVAELEAGRTPHLAELRLHNGTVYRWNRPVYDVVDGRPHLRVENRVLPAGPTVVDMLANAAFYYGMLRALADEDRQIWTRMDFAAAQRNFVEAARHGMRARLYWPGLDTVSTEQLVLGELLPMAYGGLDRWGVAPDIRDRLLGVIEGRVRAGQNGAAWQVSTTRALEQRGLDRPAALAEMLRLYCAHMHSNEPVHGWAVG; from the coding sequence GTGGGCGAAGACGTCAAGCGGACTACCTACGCGCGGGTCGACCGACAGGAGTACCGGCGCAAAGTACAAGTCTGCCTGGATGTTTTCGAGCGGATGCTTGCGCAGTCCAGCTTCGAGTTCGACCATCCGCTGACCGGCATGGAGATCGAGTGCAATCTAGTCGACGACGCCTATCAGCCGGCGATGAAGAATTCCGCCGTCCTGGACGCCATTGCTGACCCGGCCTACCAGACCGAATTGGGCAAATACAACATCGAATTCAACGTACCGCCGCGGCAGTTGGGTGGCGACGCCAATCGGCGGCTGGAAGACGAAGTTCGGGCAAGCTTGAACGCGGCCGAGACCAAGGCCAGCGCCGGCGGCGCCCATATCGTCATGGTCGGCATATTGCCGACATTGATGCCGGAGCATTTGACCAACGGGTGGATGAGCGATTCGACCCGCTACGTCGCGCTCAACGACTCGATCTTCGACGCCCGCGGCGAGGACATTCACATCGACATCGACGGACCCGAACCACTCGCGCTGGTGTCAGCCGATATCGCACCCGAATCCGCTTGCACCAGCATGCAATTGCATGTGCAGGTATCGCCGGATGAGTTCGCCGCGTACTGGAATGCCGCACAGGTGCTGGCCGGCCCGCAGTTGGTGCTGGGCGCCAACTCCCCGTTCTTCTTCGGCCACCAGCTCTGGTCGGAAACACGCATCGAGCTGTTCGCACAGTCCACCGACACCCGGCCCGACGAGCTGAAAACCCAGGGGGTGCGGCCGCGAGTGTGGTTCGGCGAACGCTGGATCACCTCGATCTTCGACCTGTTCGAGGAGAACGTTCGCTACTTCCCGTCGCTGTTGCCGGAGGTGTCTGCGGAAGATCCGGTCGCCGAACTTGAAGCCGGACGAACCCCGCACCTCGCGGAGTTGCGACTGCACAACGGGACGGTCTATCGCTGGAATCGGCCGGTCTACGACGTGGTGGACGGCCGTCCTCATTTGCGGGTGGAGAACCGGGTACTGCCGGCCGGTCCGACGGTCGTCGACATGCTTGCCAACGCGGCCTTCTACTACGGCATGCTGCGAGCGCTCGCCGACGAAGACCGCCAAATTTGGACGCGAATGGATTTCGCCGCGGCACAACGCAACTTCGTCGAGGCGGCGCGCCATGGCATGCGGGCGCGACTGTATTGGCCGGGACTGGACACGGTCAGCACCGAGCAATTGGTGCTCGGTGAGCTGCTGCCCATGGCCTACGGCGGGCTGGACCGCTGGGGCGTTGCCCCTGACATCCGCGACCGGCTGCTCGGTGTCATCGAAGGCCGTGTCCGTGCCGGGCAGAACGGGGCGGCCTGGCAGGTGTCGACCACACGTGCGTTGGAGCAACGCGGGCTGGACCGGCCAGCGGCACTGGCCGAGATGTTGCGGCTGTATTGCGCGCACATGCACAGCAACGAGCCGGTCCATGGCTGGGCCGTCGGCTAG
- a CDS encoding PadR family transcriptional regulator has translation MNNPYFDAGGPRVGGPFAGGPGFGFAPQDRRAFHEQRKQARREFRDYIRGHDAGHDGPFGRGFGRGGFGPGGFGPGFGFGPGFGPGGRGGRRGGHSRRGRRGDVRAAILVLLAERPMHGYEIIQEVAERSQDLWKPSPGSVYPTLQLLVDEGLIASTESEGSKKLFALTDAGTEAAGNVATPPWEEIADGVDPAHLNLRAAVGQLFGAVAQSAHAASDEQQQRILDIVNNARREIYTILGEDD, from the coding sequence ATGAACAACCCTTACTTCGACGCAGGCGGCCCACGCGTAGGCGGCCCATTCGCCGGCGGACCAGGCTTCGGTTTTGCGCCGCAGGATCGCCGCGCCTTTCACGAACAGCGCAAGCAGGCCCGCAGAGAGTTTCGCGACTACATCCGCGGTCATGACGCAGGCCACGACGGCCCGTTCGGACGCGGCTTCGGCCGAGGCGGCTTCGGCCCCGGCGGCTTCGGCCCCGGCTTCGGCTTCGGTCCCGGATTCGGGCCCGGCGGCCGCGGGGGACGTCGCGGCGGTCACAGCCGGCGCGGCCGGCGTGGTGATGTCCGCGCCGCTATTCTCGTGCTGCTCGCCGAGCGGCCGATGCACGGCTACGAGATCATCCAAGAGGTTGCCGAGCGCAGCCAGGACCTGTGGAAGCCCAGCCCCGGCTCGGTCTACCCGACCCTGCAGTTGCTGGTCGACGAAGGCCTGATCGCCAGCACGGAATCGGAGGGCAGCAAGAAGCTGTTCGCGCTGACCGACGCGGGCACCGAAGCTGCCGGAAACGTCGCCACCCCGCCATGGGAGGAGATCGCCGACGGCGTAGACCCCGCCCACCTCAACCTGCGAGCTGCTGTCGGCCAATTATTCGGCGCTGTAGCGCAATCCGCGCACGCCGCCAGTGACGAGCAGCAGCAACGCATTCTCGACATCGTCAACAACGCTCGCCGCGAGATCTACACAATCCTTGGCGAAGACGACTGA
- a CDS encoding AAA family ATPase has product MTQPHSPAQPPADQAVRQALLALRGEIGKAVVGQDAVITGLVIALLCRGHVLLEGVPGVAKTLLVRSLAAALRLEFKRVQFTPDLMPGDITGSLVYDNHTAAFTFRSGPVFTNLLLADEINRTPPKTQAALLEAMEERQVSIDGEARPLPEPFIVAATQNPIEYEGTYQLPEAQLDRFLLKLEVPLPPRDAEIAILGRHAHGFDPRDLSTIRPVAGPAELTAGRDAVRRVLVADEVLAYIVDIVGATRHSPALQLGVSPRGATALLATARSWAWLSGRNYVTPDDVKAMARPTLRHRVMLRPEAELEGATTDGVLDGILASVPVPR; this is encoded by the coding sequence ATGACACAGCCCCATAGCCCGGCTCAGCCGCCGGCGGACCAAGCGGTGCGACAGGCGTTGCTCGCGCTGCGCGGCGAGATCGGCAAGGCCGTCGTGGGGCAGGACGCGGTGATCACCGGGTTGGTGATCGCGCTGTTGTGCCGCGGGCACGTGCTGCTCGAAGGTGTTCCGGGCGTGGCGAAGACGCTGCTGGTCCGATCACTGGCCGCCGCACTACGACTGGAGTTCAAGCGGGTCCAGTTCACTCCTGACTTGATGCCCGGCGACATCACCGGCTCGCTGGTCTACGACAACCACACGGCCGCGTTCACGTTCCGCAGCGGACCGGTGTTCACCAACCTGCTGCTCGCCGACGAGATCAACCGAACCCCGCCCAAGACGCAGGCAGCGCTGCTGGAAGCGATGGAAGAACGCCAGGTGAGCATTGACGGTGAAGCACGTCCACTGCCTGAGCCGTTCATCGTTGCCGCGACGCAGAACCCGATCGAATACGAAGGAACTTATCAACTGCCCGAGGCGCAGCTCGACCGATTCCTGCTGAAGCTGGAGGTGCCGCTGCCGCCTCGCGACGCCGAGATCGCGATCCTCGGTCGCCACGCACACGGCTTCGACCCGCGCGACCTGTCCACGATCCGGCCGGTGGCCGGGCCAGCGGAACTGACCGCCGGACGTGACGCGGTGCGCCGGGTGCTGGTGGCCGACGAGGTGCTCGCATACATCGTCGACATCGTCGGGGCGACCAGGCATTCGCCCGCCCTGCAGCTCGGTGTATCACCACGTGGTGCAACCGCGTTGCTGGCGACGGCCAGGTCGTGGGCGTGGCTGTCGGGACGCAACTATGTGACGCCCGACGACGTCAAGGCGATGGCCCGCCCCACGCTGCGGCACCGGGTGATGCTTCGGCCCGAAGCGGAACTTGAGGGCGCGACGACCGACGGCGTGCTCGACGGCATCCTGGCGTCGGTTCCGGTGCCGCGCTAG
- a CDS encoding DUF4350 domain-containing protein, whose amino-acid sequence MDAGTVTATHAPRPVRRRRWWLLAALVVICAVAALSTYLTAPRPGGQMDPESTGPAGAHALVTLLRDRGVTVVVAHSVDEAVNAAGQGSLLLFGQTQRVTTEALLNRLAGTPGDLLLLEPTSRARAALSPGIRNASSGSPTDRPNCELREANQAGSVDFGLSNAFQAAGGRTVSSCYGGALVRYRDGDRTVTVVGSTEFMTNGALLRAGNAALAMNLAGTHSRLVWFTPNHVEGGSSAKGKLVDLIPDSVLWMIMQLCVTVGLVALWKGRRIGPLVAETLPVVVRASETVEGRGRLYRSRRARDRAADALRNAALQRLRPRLGVGADASPAAVVQAIAARNRSGPEPLWHILFGPPPATDTDLVQLARALDDIERQVAHS is encoded by the coding sequence GTGGATGCCGGTACGGTGACCGCGACGCACGCACCACGACCGGTGCGCCGACGGCGCTGGTGGCTGCTGGCCGCCCTTGTGGTCATCTGCGCGGTCGCCGCGCTGAGTACCTATCTGACCGCACCGCGCCCGGGCGGGCAGATGGACCCTGAATCGACTGGCCCGGCGGGCGCACACGCGCTCGTCACACTGCTGCGCGATCGCGGTGTCACGGTCGTCGTGGCGCACAGCGTCGACGAGGCGGTGAACGCCGCCGGCCAGGGATCGCTGTTGCTGTTCGGACAAACGCAGCGCGTCACCACCGAAGCGCTGCTCAACCGCCTGGCCGGCACTCCCGGCGACCTGCTGCTGCTCGAACCCACTTCCCGAGCGCGCGCCGCCCTGTCCCCGGGGATCCGCAACGCCAGTAGCGGCTCACCTACCGACAGGCCCAATTGTGAGCTGCGCGAGGCGAATCAGGCCGGATCGGTCGACTTCGGGCTGTCGAACGCTTTTCAGGCCGCCGGCGGCCGAACCGTGTCGAGTTGCTATGGCGGCGCGTTGGTCCGCTACCGCGACGGTGACCGCACCGTCACGGTGGTAGGCAGTACCGAGTTCATGACGAACGGGGCGTTGCTGCGGGCCGGAAACGCCGCGCTGGCGATGAACCTGGCGGGGACGCATTCCCGTCTCGTCTGGTTCACGCCGAATCACGTCGAAGGGGGATCGTCGGCCAAAGGCAAACTCGTCGACCTGATTCCGGACAGCGTGCTGTGGATGATCATGCAGTTGTGCGTTACCGTCGGCCTGGTCGCGCTGTGGAAGGGTCGCCGGATCGGGCCGCTGGTGGCCGAGACGCTCCCAGTGGTCGTCCGAGCATCGGAGACGGTCGAGGGCCGTGGCCGGTTGTACCGGTCAAGGCGGGCGCGTGATCGTGCCGCGGACGCACTGCGCAATGCGGCGCTGCAACGACTGCGGCCCAGGCTAGGGGTGGGCGCTGACGCGTCTCCGGCGGCGGTAGTTCAAGCGATCGCGGCACGCAACCGATCTGGCCCGGAGCCGCTGTGGCACATCCTGTTTGGCCCACCACCTGCCACGGACACCGATTTGGTACAGCTCGCCCGCGCACTCGATGACATCGAAAGGCAGGTCGCCCACTCATGA
- a CDS encoding DUF58 domain-containing protein, which produces MILTGRTGLIALLCAVPIAVSPWPAATFVTLLAVLAIAVAADVLLAANPSALQYSRLPNGPVRLGESVRLGLLIHNTGRRRLRGRVRDAWPPSARAEPASHAVDLSGGHTGRVDSHLRPIRRGDQHSAAVTARSIGPLGLAGRQKSRPVFGELRVLPPFLSRKHLPSRLARLRELDGLLPTLTRGQGTEFDSLREYVVGDDVRSIDWRATARRSDVVVRTWRPERDRRVMIVLDTGRTAAGRVGVDPTASDPSGWPRLDWSMDAALLLAALASRAGDTVDFLAHDRVTRAGVFGAARTELLGRLVEAMAPLSPALVESDSTAMVSAVIRRARRRALVVLLTDLNASALDEGLLPVLPLLSTRHQVIVAAVADPRVEQLAGGRSDAAEVYDAAAAERSRGDRSAIAMRLRRNGVEVVDAAPADLAPALADRYLAMKAGGRL; this is translated from the coding sequence GTGATTCTGACCGGGCGCACCGGACTGATCGCGCTGTTGTGCGCGGTTCCGATCGCGGTGTCACCCTGGCCGGCAGCGACATTCGTCACACTGCTTGCGGTGCTGGCGATCGCGGTAGCGGCTGATGTCCTGTTGGCCGCCAATCCCTCTGCGCTGCAGTACAGTCGGCTGCCCAACGGCCCAGTGCGTCTGGGCGAATCGGTGAGGCTCGGCCTGCTGATCCACAACACCGGTCGCCGCCGCTTACGTGGCCGCGTTCGCGACGCCTGGCCGCCTAGCGCGCGTGCCGAGCCGGCGAGTCATGCCGTCGACCTCAGCGGCGGCCACACCGGCCGGGTGGACTCCCACCTGCGGCCGATCCGCCGGGGTGACCAGCACTCTGCCGCCGTCACCGCGCGGTCGATCGGTCCACTGGGACTGGCCGGGCGACAGAAGTCACGTCCGGTATTCGGCGAGCTGCGGGTGTTGCCGCCGTTCCTGTCGCGCAAGCACCTGCCGTCGCGGCTGGCCAGGCTGCGCGAACTCGACGGGCTGCTGCCGACGTTGACCCGAGGTCAGGGCACCGAATTTGATTCGCTACGGGAATATGTCGTCGGCGACGACGTCCGCTCCATCGACTGGCGGGCGACCGCCCGCCGCTCCGACGTCGTGGTCCGCACCTGGCGGCCGGAGCGCGACCGTCGGGTGATGATCGTGCTCGACACCGGGCGTACCGCGGCGGGGCGGGTCGGGGTCGATCCGACGGCGAGCGACCCCAGCGGGTGGCCCCGGCTCGATTGGTCGATGGACGCCGCGCTACTGCTCGCGGCGCTCGCATCGCGGGCCGGCGACACCGTCGACTTCCTTGCCCACGACCGGGTCACCAGGGCCGGGGTCTTCGGGGCCGCCCGGACTGAGCTGTTGGGCCGCCTGGTCGAGGCGATGGCTCCGCTGAGCCCCGCGCTGGTCGAATCTGATTCGACAGCAATGGTTTCCGCGGTGATTAGGCGTGCTCGACGCCGGGCACTGGTGGTGTTGCTGACCGACCTCAACGCCAGTGCGCTCGACGAGGGACTGCTGCCGGTGCTACCGCTGCTGTCGACCAGACATCAGGTGATCGTTGCCGCGGTCGCCGACCCGCGGGTCGAGCAGTTGGCCGGTGGTCGCTCCGACGCCGCCGAGGTGTACGACGCCGCGGCCGCCGAGCGTTCCCGCGGTGACCGTTCGGCGATCGCTATGCGATTGCGCCGCAACGGCGTCGAGGTCGTCGACGCGGCGCCGGCCGATCTCGCGCCCGCGCTGGCCGACCGCTATCTGGCCATGAAGGCCGGCGGCCGACTGTAA
- a CDS encoding DUF4129 domain-containing protein, translated as MPAIDIDRETAHDAAQRELSKPIYPKGSVAQRIHEWIHELLYRIIEKGSSIPGGWLTIVVLAILIVAAVVAAVRIARRTIRTRRDGDHQLFDDGQLTSAQHRAISEGYAAQLNWAAAIRHRLRAVARGLEESGTLEPVPGRTANELAADTADRLPELAGELSRAAAAFNDVTYGELPGTQAAYRVIVDLDDHLQNRPGARGLDSTQQVVRDTWMPVR; from the coding sequence ATGCCCGCCATCGACATCGACCGCGAGACCGCACACGACGCCGCGCAGCGCGAACTCAGCAAGCCGATCTACCCGAAGGGTTCGGTCGCACAACGCATCCACGAGTGGATCCACGAATTGCTGTACCGGATCATCGAGAAGGGATCGTCGATTCCGGGCGGCTGGCTCACCATCGTGGTCCTGGCGATTCTGATCGTCGCCGCGGTGGTGGCGGCCGTTCGCATCGCACGTCGTACCATTCGAACCCGCCGAGACGGCGATCACCAGTTGTTCGACGACGGCCAGCTCACCTCCGCACAGCATCGCGCGATCTCGGAAGGCTATGCGGCTCAGCTAAACTGGGCCGCGGCGATTCGGCACCGACTGCGCGCGGTGGCTCGCGGGCTCGAGGAGAGCGGCACGCTGGAGCCGGTGCCAGGACGGACAGCCAACGAGTTGGCCGCCGACACCGCCGACCGGCTACCCGAGCTGGCCGGTGAGCTATCCCGCGCGGCAGCCGCATTCAACGACGTCACATACGGTGAACTGCCCGGCACCCAGGCCGCCTACCGCGTGATCGTCGACCTCGATGACCACCTTCAAAACCGCCCCGGCGCAAGGGGACTCGACTCCACTCAGCAGGTAGTCCGCGACACGTGGATGCCGGTACGGTGA